From a single Parambassis ranga chromosome 2, fParRan2.1, whole genome shotgun sequence genomic region:
- the cfap90 gene encoding uncharacterized protein C5orf49 homolog has translation MDVELEAQTKPLSTISVFSYIPPRRNVPEETSYFNRESKVSDVSNYDRMFHQAEGYDMRLHRDDRTHFKGRGLQINQEEKSRGVPVLSSSWYGHLSTPALYQRSREHARVACIKAEFYMKNGIIRNVDEGYGSVAPIRHSF, from the exons ATGGACGTTGAACTGGAGGCACAAACCAAACCACTGTCCACCATATCTGTCTTCAGTTATATCCCACCACGACGAAATGTGCCGGAAGAAACGTCCTACTTCAACAGAGAGTCAAAG GTCTCAGATGTCTCCAACTATGACAGAATGTTCCACCAGGCTGAAGGTTATGATATGAGACTGCACCGGGATGACAGGACACACTTTAAAGGAAGAGGACTTCAAATAAACCAGGAG GAGAAGTCCAGAGGTGTGCCGGTGCTGTCCTCTTCATGGTACGGCCATCTTTCTACACCTGCGCTGTACCAAAGAAGCCGGGAGCACGCGCGTGTGGCTTGCATTAAAGCTGAGTTTTACATGAAAAATGGGATCATCAGAAATGTGGACGAAGGTTATGGTTCAGTGGCCCCTA TCAGGCACTCCTTTTAA